A genomic stretch from Flavobacterium nitratireducens includes:
- a CDS encoding RNA polymerase alpha subunit C-terminal domain-containing protein, whose amino-acid sequence MNPTTKHTLRTCKKGHQYYKSSDCPVCPVCETDSKPQQGFLSLLSAPARRALENKEITTIEKLAAYSEKELLALHGLGKSSIPKLQSALEKENLALKKENEQPQSF is encoded by the coding sequence ATGAATCCAACAACAAAACATACTTTACGAACTTGTAAAAAAGGTCATCAATACTACAAGAGTAGCGACTGTCCGGTGTGCCCTGTTTGTGAAACAGATAGTAAACCTCAACAAGGCTTTTTATCTTTGTTATCGGCTCCTGCCAGAAGGGCTTTAGAAAACAAAGAAATTACCACTATAGAAAAATTAGCAGCGTATAGCGAAAAAGAACTTTTAGCGCTTCATGGTTTGGGCAAAAGCTCCATTCCTAAATTACAATCGGCATTAGAAAAAGAAAATTTAGCTTTAAAGAAAGAAAATGAACAACCACAAAGTTTTTAA